A region of Reichenbachiella carrageenanivorans DNA encodes the following proteins:
- a CDS encoding TonB-dependent receptor, whose amino-acid sequence MKQLFTFLIINLIGLSAIAQDIVIRGTVTDESTGERLPGAIIKVDQTTSGTLSDVDGEFVLRVNPGQINLIISYLGYNDITLEANADTDVFVDVQLSELISELEEVTVFGSLQGQQKALNQQRSSGNIKNIVAADQISRFPDPNVAEALQRIPGVTLQRDQGEGRYVIVRGLSPQFTNININGEQIPSPESGVRFVALDAIPAEQLSSIEVSKTLSPDMDGDAVGGSVNLVTRKAKSGTPEIQGTLLGGYNNELGKVNSQGSLLLGQRFGLEQKLGVMLNASHYFNDLGSDGWERDDSDLELRDYELRRTRSAISGTIDYRFNPTSEIYFRGIYNSFTDREVRRRYVFVPNTDDSPFEDNEIERLTKDRFEKQDVSSYNLGGKHVLPKFTIDYEVSYALALQDTPFDYEVNFIGEPDAINIDFQPDYPVFSTNSEFDYLDNSNYEFDELEAGNTYSQDRNITGKVNVAVPYAIGQNQGFIKFGGKYRAKDKELEVTNNKYGWQGGDISFNGETGDFTLDKFSGGLIDNDYLGGRYSLSAAPDMGKVMTFFNANQNGFELEVEDKLVDESVESYTASEDVIAAYLMTDVTFNKLQVIGGVRFEQTNVDYKYNTVFFDEDGDLDEIVSEEGTTDYTFVLPQVNLKYALNSMTNLRLAGTMSYARPNFESIVPAQEINLADKEGTIGNPALKPVSAINVDLMVDHYFGTVGVISAGIFYKNLDSFIYKRRFETDSYLGRDFGQTIELTQDVNGQKASLTGIEIAYQQNLTFLPGFLSGFGLYANYTFTTSSATLKDRSGLGDSEEIDLPGQAKHVGNLSLSYSLKGFTARVSGNYAGAYLAELGADTDEDEYIKGRLQVDATANYQISDHFNVFAEFLNITNAPYEAYIGGNENHPSQREFYSWWSRIGVKVNF is encoded by the coding sequence ATGAAACAACTATTCACATTTTTAATCATTAACCTAATCGGGCTGAGTGCAATAGCACAAGACATAGTGATTCGAGGTACGGTAACTGATGAATCTACTGGTGAAAGATTGCCTGGTGCCATCATCAAAGTAGACCAGACCACATCAGGCACCCTCTCGGATGTAGATGGCGAATTTGTACTGCGTGTCAATCCAGGGCAAATCAACCTGATCATTAGTTATTTGGGGTACAACGACATTACACTCGAAGCCAATGCAGACACCGATGTTTTTGTTGACGTCCAACTAAGCGAATTAATTTCAGAGCTGGAAGAAGTCACTGTTTTTGGAAGTCTTCAAGGGCAGCAAAAAGCCCTCAACCAACAACGAAGCTCTGGTAACATCAAAAATATAGTAGCGGCTGATCAAATCAGCCGTTTTCCTGATCCTAATGTAGCAGAAGCTTTGCAAAGAATCCCTGGCGTAACTCTCCAGAGAGATCAAGGCGAAGGTAGATATGTGATCGTGAGAGGTTTGTCTCCTCAGTTTACCAATATCAACATCAATGGAGAACAAATTCCCTCTCCAGAATCGGGCGTACGTTTTGTCGCACTGGACGCCATCCCTGCCGAGCAGCTATCGTCTATCGAAGTAAGCAAAACCTTGTCTCCAGATATGGATGGTGATGCCGTAGGTGGATCTGTCAACTTGGTCACTCGAAAAGCCAAAAGTGGAACTCCTGAAATACAAGGCACCTTATTAGGCGGCTACAACAACGAACTAGGTAAAGTTAATAGCCAAGGCTCATTGTTACTCGGCCAGCGATTTGGGCTAGAACAAAAACTAGGAGTTATGCTCAACGCCAGCCACTATTTCAACGATTTGGGATCAGATGGATGGGAACGTGACGACAGTGATCTTGAGTTGAGAGACTATGAATTACGCAGAACAAGAAGCGCCATTAGCGGAACTATTGATTATCGGTTCAATCCTACCAGTGAAATCTATTTCAGAGGAATATACAACAGCTTCACTGACAGAGAAGTAAGACGAAGGTACGTATTTGTACCCAACACTGACGACAGTCCATTCGAAGACAATGAGATTGAAAGATTGACAAAGGATAGATTCGAGAAGCAAGATGTCTCTAGTTATAATCTGGGTGGCAAGCATGTATTACCAAAGTTCACCATTGACTATGAAGTGTCATATGCACTGGCTCTACAAGATACTCCATTCGATTATGAAGTCAATTTCATAGGAGAGCCTGACGCCATCAATATTGACTTTCAACCTGACTACCCCGTATTTAGCACCAATAGTGAGTTTGACTATCTCGACAATTCCAACTATGAATTTGATGAACTAGAAGCTGGCAATACATACTCCCAAGACAGAAACATCACTGGAAAAGTAAATGTAGCTGTGCCTTATGCGATTGGCCAAAATCAAGGATTCATCAAATTTGGAGGAAAATACAGAGCCAAAGACAAAGAACTAGAAGTAACCAACAACAAATACGGTTGGCAAGGTGGAGACATCTCTTTCAACGGTGAAACAGGAGACTTCACACTAGACAAGTTTAGTGGTGGCCTAATCGACAACGATTACCTAGGAGGCAGATATAGTCTATCAGCAGCTCCTGACATGGGCAAGGTCATGACGTTTTTCAATGCCAACCAAAATGGGTTTGAACTAGAAGTAGAAGACAAACTAGTAGACGAAAGTGTAGAAAGCTATACCGCTAGTGAAGACGTAATAGCTGCCTATCTGATGACAGACGTTACGTTCAACAAACTACAGGTAATTGGTGGGGTTAGGTTTGAACAGACAAATGTGGACTACAAATACAACACCGTATTTTTCGACGAAGATGGAGACCTAGATGAGATTGTATCCGAAGAAGGTACAACAGACTACACATTCGTATTACCACAAGTCAATTTGAAATATGCCCTAAACAGCATGACCAATTTGAGGTTGGCAGGAACGATGTCCTATGCAAGACCTAATTTTGAATCTATTGTTCCTGCCCAAGAAATTAATCTCGCAGACAAAGAAGGCACAATAGGCAATCCAGCTCTAAAGCCTGTCTCCGCAATTAACGTAGACCTGATGGTGGATCACTATTTCGGCACCGTAGGTGTGATATCAGCTGGTATTTTCTACAAAAATCTGGACAGTTTCATATACAAAAGACGATTCGAAACAGACAGTTACCTTGGTCGAGATTTTGGTCAAACCATAGAGCTCACGCAAGACGTCAATGGCCAAAAGGCAAGCCTGACCGGAATTGAAATCGCCTATCAACAGAACTTAACTTTTCTACCAGGATTCTTGTCAGGATTTGGTCTTTATGCCAACTATACGTTTACCACGTCTAGCGCAACACTGAAGGATCGCTCTGGCCTAGGAGATAGCGAAGAAATCGACTTACCAGGACAAGCCAAACACGTAGGAAACCTAAGTTTATCTTATAGCCTAAAAGGCTTCACCGCAAGAGTTTCGGGCAACTATGCTGGCGCATACTTAGCAGAACTTGGCGCAGATACTGACGAAGACGAATACATCAAAGGTCGCCTTCAAGTAGATGCTACTGCCAACTACCAAATCAGTGATCATTTCAACGTTTTTGCTGAATTTTTAAACATTACAAATGCGCCCTATGAAGCTTATATCGGAGGAAATGAAAATCATCCCTCACAGCGTGAGTTTTATTCTTGGTGGTCTCGTATAGGCGTAAAAGTCAATTTCTAA
- a CDS encoding tetratricopeptide repeat protein: protein MTLRTFLSILGIATWLFSGCSLRTNDSNIKSNATIDALLKKVESNPEFTSDSSLFFTRRALILSRELGYHYGLARSSHLLGAVFYKIGNLDLSIKHLHESIHAYNQINDQLHLAETNSLIGQVYLRSENYNQGLIHLRRARSLYNLQNLDSGEAHVFGLIGHLYEKSKQYDSALFYQQKALEYFSTYVDSTELAVIYDNIGSIYEDLEAFDEAYVNFKKAYDYNRALSNTSEAIINLNNIGDTYRKRNQLSTALRYTRQAYNEAKLLQNDYQIQSAARDLAKNYLASEQYDSAYHYLNQSYELNEVIFGKEIAKEIANAQTIFDLEQKQQTISLLEKERASNRQITIIGFGASAILIILIVYGSGQRGAKNRKERKLLKTENELSKAELINAQLNEEKLKTELENKHLEESKLQLELELKNKSLSRSALQIIQKNEFLESLRSNLKKIKKSEKEDIHQKIRKLTRSIDLNFNLDEDWEEFENIFQQIHTGFFDRIRKNHPGLTNSEVRLCAMIHANLHSHEIASIMNISNDSLRIARYRLRKKLGLEKGENLYAYITNLG, encoded by the coding sequence ATGACTCTACGTACTTTCTTATCCATTTTAGGAATAGCCACTTGGCTATTCTCTGGGTGCTCACTGAGGACTAATGATTCCAATATAAAAAGTAACGCCACGATAGACGCCCTGCTCAAGAAAGTAGAATCCAATCCCGAATTCACCAGCGATAGTTCATTGTTTTTTACCCGTCGTGCCCTCATTCTATCTCGCGAGCTAGGCTATCACTATGGGCTAGCCAGAAGCAGCCACTTGCTCGGAGCAGTATTTTACAAAATCGGAAACTTAGACTTATCCATCAAGCACCTCCATGAGTCTATCCACGCTTATAATCAAATCAACGACCAGCTCCACTTGGCTGAAACTAATAGCCTCATCGGGCAAGTATACCTTAGGTCTGAAAACTATAACCAGGGCCTCATACACCTGCGACGAGCTCGCTCGCTATACAATTTACAAAACCTGGATTCAGGAGAAGCTCATGTCTTTGGGCTCATAGGACATCTATATGAAAAATCTAAGCAGTATGATTCCGCGCTCTTTTATCAACAAAAAGCCCTTGAATATTTTTCTACTTATGTAGACTCTACCGAACTGGCTGTGATCTACGACAATATTGGAAGTATCTATGAAGACCTTGAAGCTTTTGACGAAGCTTATGTCAATTTCAAAAAAGCCTATGATTACAACAGAGCACTATCCAACACAAGCGAAGCCATCATAAACCTCAACAACATAGGAGACACCTACCGAAAACGAAATCAACTCTCCACGGCTCTTCGCTATACTCGGCAGGCCTATAATGAAGCTAAGCTGCTACAGAATGATTACCAGATTCAATCCGCAGCAAGGGATCTGGCTAAAAACTACTTAGCCAGTGAACAATACGATAGCGCTTATCACTATCTCAATCAAAGCTATGAACTCAACGAAGTCATTTTTGGAAAAGAAATCGCCAAAGAGATTGCCAATGCCCAAACGATATTTGACTTAGAACAAAAACAGCAAACCATCTCTTTGCTAGAAAAAGAACGAGCGTCCAACCGACAAATTACCATTATTGGATTTGGCGCATCGGCCATTTTGATCATACTCATCGTCTATGGGTCTGGCCAGCGAGGTGCTAAAAACAGAAAAGAAAGAAAATTGCTAAAAACGGAAAATGAACTGAGCAAAGCAGAGCTGATCAATGCCCAATTGAATGAGGAAAAGCTGAAAACAGAACTTGAAAACAAGCACCTAGAAGAAAGTAAACTCCAACTTGAACTAGAGTTGAAAAACAAGTCCCTGAGCAGATCTGCCCTACAGATCATCCAAAAAAATGAATTTTTAGAAAGCCTAAGAAGCAACCTAAAGAAGATTAAAAAAAGCGAAAAAGAAGATATTCATCAAAAAATAAGAAAACTGACAAGATCGATCGATCTGAATTTTAACCTAGACGAAGATTGGGAGGAATTTGAAAATATCTTCCAACAGATTCACACGGGTTTTTTCGACCGCATAAGGAAGAATCATCCTGGTCTCACCAACTCCGAAGTCAGACTTTGTGCAATGATACATGCCAATTTGCATTCACATGAAATAGCATCTATCATGAACATCTCCAATGACAGTCTAAGAATTGCTAGATATCGACTAAGAAAAAAGCTAGGATTAGAAAAAGGTGAAAATTTATATGCATACATCACCAACCTAGGTTAA
- a CDS encoding RMD1 family protein, protein MSDLINTLKAFHMHSPINLKACRVAVEEDLIESNSLELFFGLGTNKYGLIFSYGVLVFYNCGQQEIDALYTKLGLTIAEKDSDLYQDDFGIKQSAGDYQTRFDHIALPEINEAVIRIAMLNLGQSLALKYYDTVSQDLLTSVREFTAQLESNGQLKIGRKSILRFVGKALNTQNRIAENLYIFDAPPATWESEYLEKVNLSLSKHFDLSTRYRSIDSTFKIIKDNLSTYMDLYHHKESSRLEWIIIILILVEVLDTFISKLL, encoded by the coding sequence ATGTCTGATTTGATAAATACACTAAAAGCGTTTCACATGCATAGTCCCATCAACCTTAAAGCCTGTAGAGTGGCGGTCGAAGAGGACTTGATTGAATCCAATTCTTTGGAATTGTTTTTTGGCTTGGGAACCAATAAGTATGGGTTGATTTTTAGTTATGGAGTGTTGGTCTTTTACAACTGTGGTCAGCAGGAGATTGACGCATTGTATACTAAACTAGGACTGACCATAGCGGAGAAGGACAGTGATTTATACCAAGATGATTTTGGGATCAAACAGTCGGCAGGTGACTATCAAACTAGATTTGATCACATAGCCTTGCCAGAAATCAATGAGGCTGTTATACGCATAGCCATGCTAAATCTTGGGCAGAGTTTGGCACTCAAATATTATGATACCGTATCTCAGGATTTGCTCACTAGCGTGAGGGAATTCACGGCGCAGCTAGAGTCTAATGGACAATTGAAAATTGGTAGAAAAAGCATCCTGCGTTTCGTAGGCAAGGCCTTGAACACCCAAAACCGAATAGCCGAAAACTTATACATTTTCGATGCACCTCCAGCCACATGGGAGAGCGAATATCTGGAAAAAGTAAACTTGTCATTGTCCAAGCATTTCGACCTGAGCACAAGGTATCGCTCGATCGATAGCACCTTCAAGATTATCAAAGACAACTTGTCTACCTACATGGATCTCTATCATCACAAAGAGAGCAGTAGACTAGAGTGGATTATCATTATTTTAATTTTGGTAGAGGTACTGGATACTTTTATTTCGAAGCTACTGTAG
- a CDS encoding RNA polymerase sigma factor, with protein sequence MIDKKISDEALISILQTEGNLTYFSLLTERHEQTILKKCKSYVKDDDTAEDLCQEILIKVFLKLKDFRGEARFSTWLFAIVHNTCMDYLRKNKKSQVLKVITEKMADEVAEMIEGVDEIPEALSIQILEELLELISPEEKMLLLLKYKEKHPIKDIQQSLGLSESAVKMRLKRARTHVNELYQKLKK encoded by the coding sequence ATGATTGATAAAAAAATTTCAGACGAGGCATTAATCAGCATCCTTCAGACCGAAGGAAACTTGACTTATTTTTCCCTACTGACTGAGCGACACGAACAAACCATCCTAAAAAAATGTAAGAGCTATGTCAAGGACGATGACACCGCCGAAGACCTATGTCAGGAAATACTGATCAAGGTATTTTTAAAACTTAAAGACTTTAGAGGAGAAGCCCGTTTTTCTACTTGGCTATTCGCCATCGTGCACAACACCTGCATGGACTATCTCCGAAAAAACAAGAAAAGCCAAGTCCTAAAAGTAATTACCGAAAAAATGGCCGATGAGGTGGCCGAAATGATCGAAGGCGTAGACGAAATTCCCGAAGCTCTGTCCATCCAGATCTTGGAAGAACTGCTCGAGCTGATCTCTCCCGAGGAAAAAATGCTTCTCTTGTTGAAATACAAAGAGAAGCACCCCATCAAAGACATTCAACAAAGCTTGGGTCTTTCTGAAAGCGCCGTAAAAATGCGACTAAAACGAGCACGTACGCATGTCAATGAGCTTTACCAGAAACTAAAGAAATAA
- a CDS encoding C39 family peptidase: protein MLKYIEKYVYKMQTAIKEKILDVSIKAQPNDVTCGPTCLHGVYSYYKDVIPLHEVIEQVEQLSTGGTLAVLLGIHALDRGYDATIYTFNLHVFDPSWFKGKVDLVQKLEAQMAAKPDNEVLIAASQAYLTFLSLGGKIKYESLTPALIRSYLAKDVPVLSGLSATYLYDSPREIGDIEVQYDDIKGEPTGHFVILNGYNPDSRQVYIADPLKYNPISDEQYYKVSYQKLITSVMLGVVTYDANLLMIAPKEN from the coding sequence ATGTTGAAATATATAGAAAAGTACGTGTATAAAATGCAAACTGCGATTAAAGAAAAGATTTTGGATGTGAGCATCAAGGCACAGCCAAACGATGTCACCTGCGGGCCTACCTGTCTGCATGGGGTGTATAGCTATTACAAAGACGTCATTCCCTTGCACGAAGTCATCGAGCAGGTAGAACAGCTTTCTACGGGCGGCACGCTGGCCGTTTTGTTAGGTATTCATGCGCTAGACCGAGGCTATGATGCTACTATTTACACGTTCAATTTGCATGTGTTCGACCCTTCTTGGTTCAAAGGAAAGGTAGATCTAGTTCAAAAACTAGAAGCTCAAATGGCAGCCAAACCCGACAATGAAGTCTTGATAGCAGCAAGTCAAGCCTACCTTACTTTTTTGTCCTTGGGCGGAAAAATAAAATACGAAAGCCTGACACCTGCTTTGATTAGATCTTATCTGGCCAAGGATGTGCCGGTTTTGTCTGGGTTGAGTGCCACCTACTTGTATGACAGCCCGCGCGAGATTGGCGATATAGAAGTACAATACGACGATATAAAGGGAGAACCTACAGGTCATTTTGTGATTCTGAATGGATACAACCCTGATAGCCGACAGGTCTACATTGCCGATCCTTTGAAGTACAATCCGATCAGCGACGAACAATATTATAAAGTGAGCTACCAAAAATTGATCACCTCGGTGATGCTAGGCGTAGTGACCTACGATGCCAATTTATTGATGATAGCTCCAAAAGAAAACTAA
- a CDS encoding RimK family protein produces the protein MSKLIITENPEKWSLSFEGVTVVTPTTYFGNPEYQAKKFKIINLCKSHQYQSVGYYVSLLAEARGHKVIPEIATLQDFRFPSLIKDDADDFEDLINESLKGINETKFTMKTFLGYADDPAFSNLGALIFNLFQVPIIQAVFEKKEKWQLKSLKTLHLNEVAEEEFPMLQKALHFYLMGKNVVRKKYARKKYDLAILLSPDDPTPPSCPKAIQKFISEAEKKGFNVEIITKNDFGKLVQFDALLIRVTTNVNHYTYRFAKKAESEGLVVFDDPNSILKCTNKVYLHELLVANKIKVPKSHILRKDHQEIPSEFNYPLVIKQPDGSFSKGVKKIANAEELKPALKELFSKSELLILQEFVPTAYDWRVGIIDGQPLYVCKYYMAQNHWQIVDWKKNGEHREGKSETLKVEDAPKKLIETALKATSLIGKGLYGVDIKEIEGVFYVIEVNDNPSIDVGVEDKVLKNQLYAKIMDTFLQRLN, from the coding sequence ATGTCAAAACTAATTATTACAGAAAACCCTGAAAAATGGAGCTTGAGCTTCGAAGGCGTGACCGTGGTCACGCCCACGACTTACTTCGGCAATCCAGAATATCAGGCCAAAAAGTTTAAAATCATTAACCTCTGCAAATCGCATCAATACCAAAGTGTAGGGTATTATGTGTCGCTGCTGGCAGAGGCGCGTGGGCACAAGGTCATCCCTGAGATTGCTACGTTGCAAGACTTTAGGTTTCCCTCGTTGATCAAAGATGATGCGGACGACTTCGAAGATCTCATCAACGAAAGTTTGAAAGGAATCAACGAAACCAAATTTACGATGAAGACCTTTTTGGGTTATGCAGACGACCCTGCGTTTAGCAATTTGGGCGCATTGATTTTCAACTTGTTTCAAGTGCCAATCATTCAGGCTGTGTTTGAGAAGAAGGAGAAATGGCAGCTGAAATCACTGAAGACACTGCACCTCAATGAAGTGGCCGAGGAGGAATTTCCGATGTTGCAAAAGGCACTTCACTTCTATCTGATGGGCAAAAACGTGGTGCGCAAAAAGTATGCGCGTAAGAAGTATGACTTGGCTATTTTGCTCAGTCCAGACGATCCTACACCACCTTCTTGCCCGAAGGCAATTCAGAAATTTATCTCAGAAGCAGAGAAAAAGGGGTTCAATGTGGAGATCATCACCAAAAACGATTTTGGTAAACTGGTGCAGTTCGATGCCTTACTTATTCGTGTGACCACCAATGTGAACCATTATACCTATCGCTTTGCCAAGAAGGCAGAGTCTGAAGGCTTGGTGGTTTTTGATGATCCAAACTCTATACTGAAGTGCACCAATAAAGTGTACCTTCATGAACTGCTGGTGGCCAACAAAATCAAGGTGCCCAAGTCGCACATTTTGCGAAAGGATCATCAGGAGATCCCAAGCGAATTCAACTACCCGCTGGTGATCAAGCAGCCCGATGGTTCGTTTTCTAAAGGGGTGAAGAAAATCGCCAATGCGGAGGAATTGAAACCTGCATTGAAAGAGCTATTTAGCAAGTCAGAGCTTTTGATTCTGCAGGAGTTTGTCCCTACAGCTTACGACTGGAGAGTAGGAATCATCGATGGACAGCCGCTCTATGTGTGCAAATACTATATGGCACAAAATCATTGGCAGATCGTGGATTGGAAGAAGAATGGAGAGCATCGGGAGGGCAAGAGTGAAACACTCAAAGTGGAAGATGCACCTAAAAAATTAATCGAAACAGCCTTGAAAGCTACTTCACTAATAGGCAAAGGTCTCTATGGTGTGGATATCAAAGAAATAGAAGGCGTCTTCTACGTGATAGAGGTCAATGACAACCCGAGCATAGATGTGGGGGTGGAAGACAAAGTGCTGAAAAATCAGCTTTACGCTAAAATAATGGATACTTTTTTACAAAGATTGAATTGA
- a CDS encoding carboxylate-amine ligase — protein MNTRMHLFQRYGIELEYMIVDNDTLAIRPITDDLIKSVLGAFSNEVDRGLVTWSNELVLHVLELKCSKPELDLVALAEGFQQNIRDINKKLMAFNARLMPTAAHPMMNPEKETFLWPHDNNEIYDIYNRIFNCKGHGWSNLQSTHLNLPFYDDEEFARLHAAVRLILPILPAIAASSPVLDGAATGYLDKRLDYYQSNQKVIPELTGKVIPERAFSKRHYHKMIYEPIQAAVAPYDEQHILEPVWLNSRGAIARFDRGSIEIRLLDIQECPKADMAIVALIIGVLKVLAAEVTCSAHEQQTWLVAPLSKIFQQTIVTAENTVIADAAYLQVFGMTQEQATAKELWVHLLELVKVHHPVFIGPWLDTLHQILEGGTLASRILTALDGIYTEDNIKLVYNELADCLSNNEIFESCVKEKL, from the coding sequence ATGAACACGAGAATGCACCTGTTTCAGCGCTATGGAATAGAGCTGGAATACATGATTGTAGACAATGATACTTTGGCTATTCGGCCCATTACGGACGATTTGATCAAGAGCGTATTAGGAGCGTTTAGCAATGAAGTAGATCGTGGTTTGGTCACTTGGAGCAATGAATTGGTACTGCATGTGCTGGAGTTGAAATGCTCGAAGCCAGAGCTGGATTTGGTGGCTTTGGCCGAAGGATTTCAGCAAAACATTCGGGACATCAATAAAAAATTGATGGCTTTCAATGCGCGCTTGATGCCTACGGCGGCTCACCCTATGATGAACCCAGAGAAGGAGACCTTTTTGTGGCCACACGACAACAATGAAATATACGATATCTACAATCGCATTTTCAACTGCAAAGGCCACGGCTGGTCCAATCTACAAAGCACACACCTCAATTTGCCATTTTATGACGACGAGGAGTTTGCACGTTTGCATGCCGCAGTGCGGTTGATTTTGCCCATTTTGCCAGCGATAGCGGCCAGTTCACCTGTGCTAGACGGCGCTGCCACAGGTTATCTCGATAAGCGTTTGGACTATTATCAATCCAATCAAAAAGTGATTCCTGAGCTTACTGGTAAGGTCATTCCTGAAAGGGCTTTTTCTAAGCGACATTATCACAAAATGATCTATGAGCCGATTCAAGCGGCTGTAGCACCTTACGATGAGCAGCATATTTTAGAGCCTGTATGGCTCAACTCCCGAGGGGCGATTGCACGCTTCGATCGTGGGTCTATAGAGATAAGACTGCTGGATATACAGGAATGTCCGAAGGCGGATATGGCTATCGTAGCGTTGATTATTGGTGTACTCAAGGTACTGGCAGCAGAGGTCACTTGTAGCGCCCATGAGCAGCAAACTTGGTTAGTTGCTCCGCTCAGCAAGATTTTTCAGCAGACTATAGTGACTGCTGAAAACACGGTGATAGCCGACGCTGCCTACTTGCAAGTTTTTGGGATGACGCAAGAGCAGGCTACAGCCAAGGAACTGTGGGTGCATTTGCTAGAGCTGGTCAAGGTGCACCATCCGGTGTTTATAGGGCCATGGCTGGATACGCTTCATCAGATCTTAGAAGGAGGCACTTTGGCTTCGCGAATATTGACTGCACTCGATGGGATCTATACCGAAGACAATATCAAATTGGTCTATAATGAGTTGGCGGATTGTTTGTCTAACAATGAAATTTTTGAGTCATGCGTAAAAGAAAAATTATAA
- a CDS encoding N-formylglutamate amidohydrolase encodes MRKRKIIITCEHGGNYIPREYKYLFAAHEKELSSHKGWDIGALEVAKYLSRHIPAPLSYQRVSRLLVETNRSLHSDELFSKYAHELDKPIKKYILNKFYYPYRNAVEKNLAKYIAEGHEVLHLSVHSFTPVLNGIERQVDIGLLCDESRWLELEFCQMWQAQIQQLLPEKLTMINVPYNGADDGFTTYLREKFPVEKYMGIEIEINQKYAGTEDQSVIRSVLANSLVISENLVAE; translated from the coding sequence ATGCGTAAAAGAAAAATTATAATCACGTGTGAACATGGGGGCAACTATATTCCACGTGAGTACAAATACCTGTTCGCAGCCCATGAGAAGGAGCTGAGTTCTCACAAGGGATGGGATATTGGTGCCTTAGAAGTGGCCAAGTACTTATCTCGGCACATTCCAGCACCGCTGTCGTATCAGCGGGTATCTCGACTATTGGTAGAAACGAACAGGTCTCTTCATAGTGATGAGCTGTTTTCTAAATATGCACATGAACTTGACAAGCCGATCAAGAAGTATATTTTGAATAAGTTTTACTATCCCTACCGCAATGCGGTGGAGAAAAACTTGGCAAAGTATATCGCCGAAGGGCATGAGGTGCTTCATCTCTCTGTGCACAGTTTTACTCCCGTATTGAATGGTATAGAACGTCAGGTAGATATTGGATTGCTTTGTGATGAGTCGCGCTGGCTGGAGTTGGAGTTTTGCCAAATGTGGCAAGCACAGATACAACAATTACTACCCGAGAAGCTAACTATGATCAATGTGCCGTACAACGGCGCAGATGATGGGTTTACTACTTATTTGAGAGAAAAATTTCCTGTAGAAAAATATATGGGAATTGAAATTGAGATCAACCAGAAATATGCAGGCACTGAGGATCAGTCGGTGATCAGGTCTGTGTTAGCCAATAGCTTGGTGATTTCGGAGAATTTAGTAGCAGAATAG